One Nostoc sp. CENA543 genomic window, TTAATATTTTCAAACGCCTGGACTTGCTGTAACTGGTTAATCTCCGCTTCTAATTCTGCCCGTTGCGCTTGGGTAATATGACGTTGTTGTAATTGGGTTTTAATCGACTCTAAAGAACGTTCTAATTCCTCGGCTCTAGCTTTAAATTGACGAGATGATTCTTTAGCTCGTTCTTCTAATTCATCATATTGATTCAGCTTTAATAACTCCGCCAAAATTTCTTTGCGTTCACTTGGACGCTTGAGCATAAATTCATCTGCACGCCCTTGACGCAGATAGGCTGAGTTAATAAAAGTATCGTAATCCAGCTTAACGTACTCTAAAATTACCTCTTGGGTGGCACGGACTCCTTTACCAGTCAGAGGACGAAAACCAGCAGGCGTTTCAATTTGAAATTCCAGCACCCCAGCCGCACTTCTCACCCGACTGCGAATAATGCGATACGTTTGCTGATTACTTTGAAAAGTAAAATCAACCCTAACTTCCTTTGCACCCGCATGAATCACATCATCTTCAGCCGCCGCCCGGCTTTCACCCCAAACCGCCCAAGTAATGGCTTCTAAGAGCGATGATTTACCTGCTCCATTAGAACCACAAATACAAGCCGTATGCAACCCCCGAAAATCTACAGTTGCATCACGGTAACTCAGAAAATTTTTGAGGATAAGTTGTACTGGAATCATTCAGGCTATATCGCCACATTTATATATTATTAGCTAGCAGTACAGATGCACTCTTTGATAGTTTATCTGGGTGTTTATCAGGTTTCCAGTCTAGGTGTCTGCAAGTTTATAAAAATTTACATTTTTGAGTGCTGAGTAATGAGTGCTGAATGGTTTAGTTAAGAAATCAATTCCATCTTGTCTACCTTGTCTACCTTGTCTCCTTTTCCCAATCTCCAATCCCCAATCCCCAAACTCTTTCCACTGTAAAAAGCACTCAGAAACAATCTCAGTCAAGACTCGTCATGTGAGATATATCACCGCACTCAAACAGCAAAAGTTTATGAACCACCTGAATCAATGGAAATCTGGAGCAGCCGCACTGATGGCAATCACAATTACCACAGGTGCTATTACCCCAATGATTGCCTTTGCTCCTGCTGCTAATGCCCAATATAATATCGGACAAAATAGAAAAGTTGCTATCCCGGCTGGGGTGACTTTTCCAGTCAGATATGAAAAAGACAAAGTTGTTGTTAGTCGAGGTGAAACTCTACCATTAACTTTGAGGATTGCTAACAACATAATTGATGGTAATAGAAACGTCTTGATTCCTGCTGGAACTGAAGTTGTCGGACAATTAGAACCAGTATATTTTGATGGTCAATACTCCACAGATAGAAACAATACAGAAAATATCAGAGGGGTGAGATTTGTCGCTAGAGAATTAATCTATGCTTCTGGTAGAAGACAATTTATTAGTGCTAACTCACAAACAATTACCCAAACAGAGAAAATCAGCAAAAACGACACCAGCAAAATATTAACAGATGCGGCAATTGGTGCTGGTGCTGCTGCGGCAATTTCTCTGATTACAGGTAATAGGAGAATTGAGATTGGCGAACCTTTAGCTGGTGGTGCTGCTGGTGCTTTAGCTAGTGTGCTACTGCGGAAGAAAGAAACTGAAGTTTTTGTGATTCGACCAGAAAGGGACTTAAGATTGGCACTCAGTTCTAACTTAAATGTGGATCTTATCCGCTAATTATCTGACTTGAGATTGAGTTGTGACTGCCATAATCATTCAATAGCGATCGCCACTGTCATATAAAGTAGGCGATCGCTCTTTTTTTAATGCTTGGCTCATAAATAGAGTTATACATCTCCTACTGCTACACAGATTGCTGCTACTAAAATCAGTAAATAGAACGGGGTAAATAACTAAACGTTTGTTGAGAGAACTAAAGTTCTCTCAACGAGACACTCCGCGAACAAAAAAGGACTAAAGTCCTTACTACGAACTAAATTTTAGTATTTTTATATGACGATTTAATATAGTTTGGTTTTTCTAGTCGTTCTAAATATTCGCAACTATGACTTTAGTCATAGTTTATTTAGATATAAAGTCATGACCAAATACTCATTTGCCTTTTGTATTGATCATAATTAGGATTAAGTGATTTTACTATAACTAATTGCATAGGCTTTTGGGTATGAAACACAAGATTAACTGTCACATATAGACAAATTATCATTTCAGGTAATGCAGATTAACGGAAACTTTTTTGTGTATAAAATGTCTAAGAAATTAACATAGAAAAAAAGTAATTGTGTGGAGTAATAAAATTATGTTTAGACTAAATCGTTGGCAATCCGGCACAGCTGCACTCATGGCTTTAAGTGTCACAGCCGGAACTGTTGCACCTTTTGTGGTAGCAGCTCCTTCTTTTGCTCAAACTACTTTTTCTGACGTTTCATCAAACTACTGGGCATCACCATTTATTCGAGAGCTATCACAAAGAGGTGTGATTGCAGGTTTTCCTGATGGCAGTTTTCGCCCAGAAGAACCAGTAACTCGCGCTCAATTTGCCGCAATGGTCAATAAAGCCTTCCAAAAAGCACCCGAACGTCAACCAATACGATTTGTAGATGTATCTACTAACTATTGGGCATATAGTGCAATTCAACAAGCTTACTCTATCGGTTTCTTATCAGGATATCCTGGTAACAGTTTCCGACCAAATGAAAACATTCCTCGTCAGCAAGTATTAGTTTCACTAGCTAATGGTTTAGATTATGCACCTGGCGGTAACATAGAAGGCACTCTGCAATATTTCAATGATTCATCTAACATCGCCAATTATGCCCGTAGCCCCATCGCTGCGGCTACGGAAAGGCAAATTGTCGTTAACTACCCCAATGTCAGGTTTCTCAACCCCACAGGCACCGCTACACGCGCCCAAGTAGCAGCGTTTATCTATCAAGCCCTAGTTAGTTCTAATCAAGCTTCCGCCATCAACTCACCCTATGTTGTTGCCCTCCAACCAACAACTCCCACACCCATTTCCGTCACCATTCCCCAAGGGACGGTGATTCCAGTGAAGTACGACAAGGCGGAAAAAATTCTGGTGACAAAGGATGAAACCGCACCCTTATCTTTGACAGTGGCGCAAAACGTGGTCACACAAGACGGAACAGTAGTTGTTCCGGCTGGTAGCCAAGTAATTGGTCAACTCAGACCCGCACCTCGCGGTTCGCAATTCGTGGCTCAAAGGTTGGTATTAACCAATGGTCAAGAATACAATTTAAATGCAACTTCCGAAGTCATCACCAAAACTGAAACAGTAAGAAAAGGTACTAGCACCAGTGCAATCATCAGAAATACCGTCTTAGGTGCAAGTGCAGCTGCTGCGGTATCTGCGGTGACAGGCGATCGCGCCATCGCCACTGAGGAAGTCTTAGGCGGTGCGGCTATCGGTGGATTAATCGGCTTATTCTTCGGTAGAAACAGCGTAGACTTAATTGCCATCAACCCAGACACAGACCTACAAATGACAATTAATCAAAATTTACTGGTTTCTACAAGATAGTCAATAGTCAACAGTCAACAGTCAACAGTTAATAGTCAACAGTCAATAGTTTTTATCTAATACTGTTTCACTAGAAGGTTAATTTATTTAGGGAAACAGAGGAGACAAGGAAGAATAATGACTAATGACTAATGACTATGGACTATGGACTATTGACTAACTATCAACCAAACTATCACAGTAGTTCCTGGTGCATTTGGTGTAGCGATCGCCGAATTAATTGCTGGGCTGAAAACTTCAATTTGTCCTTGCATTTGTTCGATGAGTTGTTTAGCGATCGCAATTCCCAAACCCGTACCTGGAATTGTTGTTTGGGCTTGCACTCCTCGGTAATGTCTTTCACCTATATGGGCTAAATCTTCCTTGGGAATACCAGGGCCTGTGTCGCTAATTGCTATGCCTTGCAAGTTAGCTTTTACTTTTCCCAATTCAATATAAATTTTACCGCCAGCCGGAGTATATTTGAGCGCATTATCAATGATATTGCTTAATACTTCAGTCAAAGCTTTAATGTTAGCTTTAACTAAAGGTAAATTCTGCGGTATTGCTAATATTAATTCGAGATTTCTTTCTTGGGCGATCGCCTGGGCAGAAACCAGTAATGGTGTTAATAATTCCGCCAAGGAACAATCTGTTTCCTTATCTCCTGTTCCTGGCAATAATAATACTGGCTGAGATTCTTTTTGGACAGTTGCTTCTACAAATACATCATTGCTTGGTAATGCTAGTAATTCTGAATCTACATTCGCCCAATCAATCACTTCATCAAATTTTTGCAGCAATTCCTTGAGGCGATCGCTTTCTCTGACAATATTTTCTCCCACTTCCCGATTTGGATCGCCAGGACGTAACCGCTTGAGTAACAATTTACCAAAAGTACGTAAAGCGGTTAGCGGGTTACGAAACTGATGTAATAAGTTATCTAACAAATCTCGCTGTTGCTCTTGCAAAATTTGCTGTTGATGCAACTGATGTTGTAACCAGGCTCGACGCTGATCCAAAATACAAGCGATCGCTAATGTTTGCCCAATGCTTTGAATCTGGTTTTGTTCTTGTTCATCCCACGGGCGATCGTCCCTACCTGTGACCAATAATCCCATCATCACACCCTCATGAATTAGAGGGAAGACAAATTGATGTCCACTCAGCAAAAAATCTTCCGCTAAATGTCTGTGTTCAGTCGGCGGCGTTTCCGTTGTTGGTGCTGGAGTCAAAAGTCTTGCTGATTGCTGCGGTATCAGGGGCGAATTTCCCACTCTTAGCTGTTTTTGAGCTGCGGCTAGGACAATTTCCTCTCCTGGCAGGATAACGGCTGTTTCTGGATAAACTACGACAGGAATTAGTTTCGTCTCTCCTGTGGGAGAGTCTACTAATTCTTGCGCCAAATAAACCACGCTTAAAGATGCTCCCAGCCCTTGGGTTAACAACGCTATTTGCTCTCGGCATAGAGCAACAAAATCTGAACTGGCAGACATTAACATTTTTCAGCTATTGTTCAGGATCACGGAATTTTAGAGAAGATAAAAGAAAGTCTTTGTTTTTCTCAACTATTTAATAAAGCTTAACTAATTCTTGTGAGTTATGGTTTTCGCTAAGAGATTATTTATTTCTTTAGTCGGGATTAATCTACTGTCAATCAGAGTATTTTCGCTGTATCAAAAGTTAAAAAACTATTGATCTTTTGAACTAGAACTTATATAATGACGACGGATTTTGTAGCTATAACTACAATCTATAGCTTGAAAGAGGAGGAAAATAGGTTGGCAAGAAGACGGAAAAGAAAAAGTCGTCGTCGCCAAGAAGGACGGCGGATTTTAGAACACGTGCCTCAATATAGCATCGAAAGCGGCGAAGAGAAACCTGTGACAGCAGCCAGAAAATTCATTCAAGCTGAAGGGATCTTGCCACCAGCTTTGCTACTCGTAAAGCGAAACGAACACACTACAGACCGCTATTTCTGGGCAGAGAAAGGGCTGTTTGGCGCGCAATACGTAGAAGAAAACCATTTCTTGTTTCCTAGCCTGCGGACACTAGAATCTCCCGCAGGTTTGGAACAAGTTGCTGTGGCTAGTCGCTGAGTCACAAATGGTTATCTTACCGCGTTGTGTGCAACTTCTGACAACCATTTAACTGGCAAACTGGCTTAGTTTACGCAAAGTTTCCATTTTTTTTAAGTTTGTAACTGAATTAGCCAGTAAATTCAGACCAAAGTAAATAGACAATCGGCTAAAAATCGAGTTTTTGGTTTTTATCGCCTGTTTGTTGGTCATAGGATAACCAAGGTAGTCAGAATAGGGCTAAAAGTATCCAAAAGCGAGAGTTTTAAGATGTGCTTTCATCCTCTGGATTGCTGATACAGCTCTGCCAATGTAAGCTGATTTTCCCTACGACATCATGCCGTAGGGAAAATAGGCAAAATGGCATTACCTATACTAACTACTTCTCTACTGTCTATTTACTCAGCATTTAACCCTCAATCAGAACATTTTTCTGAATTTAGGTCATCAGAGGCATCGAACAATTTTGGATTTTAGATTTTAAATTTTAGATTGACCCCGACCAAAAAGATGCGGGGCTTAGAGATTAAATTGAAAATTTTTAGATTTATTTTCCCCACTGTCTTGCGGGACATGAACCGAAAAAACTCAATCCGGAATCGCGCCACTTGCTACAACAGGGGAAACCCGCGCAATGTAGTGGCTTCAAAATTTAAAATCTAAAATTTGGAGCTTCAATAGCTAGGCTTCCAGGGTAACGCTTTCTGTAACTCAGCTAGCTCATCACGATGAGCCGTCACAGTGATTCTACTCAAAGATTCCTGCGTACTAGATTTGGGTTCAAATTGCAGCAAAACTTTTTCTATGCGTCCTGCCTTTTGCCAGTACAACATCCCACTTACAGGTGAAAGTATTAACAGTCCTAGAAAAATCGGACTCAATTGAGGAAACAGAAAAGATAAAACCAACGATAGACAAACAAGACCAACCGCAGCCAAAAAAGTTAAAAAGACAGCCAAAAATATACTAGGCTGGACATACCCTTCAAAAACCACTCGGTTTTGTACTTGATCAATCTCTATCACCCGATAAGCACGGGAGAGAAAATAGGCTTGTAGCTGAGGCATAAAAACTGCTTCATCTTGCTCAGATATTAGTTGTGCTGTTTGAGTGCGGTCTTTTGTTGCAGCCCGAATAAAGAAAAACAGACCAACCAATAACAACAAGGTGAGCAGAAAAGTAGATGACAAAGTAGCGGTATCCATAAATTGGTTTGTGCTGTTTAACTGCAAGGAGATTTATTCAGTCTTCATTATCCTGAATTTATGAATCTAAGTTAAGTTTAATGGGAATTAAGTCTTGAAATCCCTATGTTTTCGTAAACAATGCCAAGGAAATCCGAATTTTAGATTTTAAATTTTGGAGCCACTGCGTTGCGTAGGTTCACCGCGTTGTAGCCAGTGGCGTGATTTTGGATTGTTGTTCGTGCAATCGTGTCTCTTGTGTAAGGGAACGTCTAAAATCTAAAATATCGCCTGCTCATCTCCTAGAGAAGATAGTTAATCTAAAATCTCCAAGCTGTATCCCTTTATAGGTGCAGTCCATCCAAAATCCAAAATATAAAATTGATTGACTGTTAACTTTTGAGAGTTAACAGCCAAAAAGCATCATCAATGACAGCTTAATTCAAAAGTGTAAGATTTTACTTTGTCCTCAGACTTATGTAATCTCGCCAAAGCTTTGCCAAACGCTGTGCCTGTACTTCCCATTCTGGAGAAATTTGGTACATCCGTCTAGGGCGGCCTCGACCTTCTAATTTCTTCCAATACCCATTAATAGCCTGATGGTCTTCGAGAAATTTAATCGCACTGTAAAGCACAGTGTCAGAAAGTCGATAGGTGGGGTATTCAGCTTCTAATTGTTGAATCAACTCAGTACCGTAAGATTCACCTTGTAGCAATACATCCAGAATGTAACAAATTGCTAGCTCTTGACAGAGATAAGTCGGCGGAGGATTCTCAAAGAATTGATATATATCCTCAAGTTTCATAGTGAGTAAATGGCTAAAAGTATGGCTTAGGCTGAAATCTACATCTTTGTAGTCAGTATATGCTGCTACTCTGGTCTGAGTAAGTATATAGTGCTACTTGGGCAGAGTTTCCTAAGTGTAAAAACGAAAATGAAAACCCATGATTTTAAACCGTGGGAAAATGGCAAAAGTTTTAGGAGCGTCAACAAGTAACGCTCCCGCCCAAGCTTTAATTCGTGTGTTGAGGAGCAGTCAAGATAGCAGATTATGCCACTATCTTGGTGTTAAGTAATGCGGATCTGGTTAGAACTGCTTAAACGTAAGATGCTATCGAAAAAAATTTTACAGGGAAAATGCCATTTTGTGTGTAAATCTGTAAAAGTTAATCAATAATTTGTTTTTAGCATCGATATCTTGCTGCAAATCATCAAATAGTTAGATAGCTAATGATGATATGGTGACACCCTCAGCACTGAAGACAGCATCAAAAAATATGCAACCCTGAGATATTTGAGCTTGAGATTTTCATATTCGATCTGGTAAGTGTTGTATGAGTATGGCTGACACCAAAATTTTCTGACTAAAGGTGAGGGGGATGTAAGTCTGAAAAGTTTTATTGGACAATATTCCTGAACCTAGTATTTAAAGTATCCTTACCTGTGTGTAAGTCATAAATAAAATAATTAAGTGCCTATTAGGTAAGTGATTCGTATGTCACAAAACTCTGACGCGCCATCGTCTTCCTCAAATCTCCGTACAATTGCCCAAACTTTTCGGCTCACAGGTTGGATTAGCTTTTGGATTCAATTAGTTTTAGGTGTAGTTTCTGGAATTATTGTGTTATTGTTTGCTGTTTTCAGTCAAAGGGCAGGTAGTCCTAGTAATAACCCTGGGACTAGTTTCGGTGTATTTTTAGCAGTTTGTGGCATTCTCATCTTAGGTGGTGGGATATATTTGGCATATCGTTACACCAGAATTGGTAGACAACTGCTCTCATCAAACCCTAGCAATCGTCCTCGAAAAGTTGAGACGGTGCAGGTCTTGCGCTTAGGACTGTGGGTAAACTTAGCCGGGACACTAGTAACGCTTTTAGGAGCGCAGGCGATCGTTGGTACACTGGTAGCTAGGTCAATCTCTCCCCAAGCTATAACAACGCAGTTTTTTGACCCTACCAGAATCATCAGTGGTCTAGATATGTTAGTAGTACAGGCAAACACAAATACTGTGTCAGCTCACTTTGCTGGGTTAGTCGGTTCACTATGGCTACTCAATCGCATTAACCGATCATAAGTGATGCAAATTCAAAACTCGCCACTTACGTCAGTATCCTGGCAATAATAATTTTTGTATTTGCTTTTCCTGTCATAGCAAGTCAAAATCAGTATATGCTGATGTGTTGGCAGGAAGTAGGCAAAAGACTGAGAAAAATCTGTGCTGGATATTAAGCAAATACGGGAAAATCCCCAACTAATTCAGGAACGGTTAGACAGTCGTAGTGGTAAATACGACCTAGAGCCGATATTACAGTTAGATCGACAGCAACGAGACATAGAAATTACTCGTAGCCAACTGCAAGCGCGTAGTAATGAAATTGGTAAACTCGTTGGGCAGAAAATTAAATCTGGTGTCAGTCCCCAAGACCAAGAGATTCAAGGCTTGCGGGATGAGGGTAACGCCATTAAAGCTCAACTAAGTGAACTAGAACCCAAGGAAAAAGAACTCAAAGCGGAAATTGAGCAACTTATTCTCGCCATTCCCAACATCCCCAGTGATGCTACACCCTTGGGTAAAACTGAAGACGATAACGTAGAGGTTCGCCGTTGGGGTGATGAGTACATACCTCAAAACCCAGATATTCTGCCACATTGGGAAATGGGCGAAAAGCTGGGTATTCTCAATGTAGAGCGAGCTGTCAAAGTTGCCCAGAGTCGTTTTGTGAACTTAGTCGGGGCTGGTGCGGCTTTAGAAAGAGCATTAATTAACTTTATGCTGACGATGCAAACCCAAGCAGGTTATGTAGAAGTTAGTCCCCCACTTTTGGTAAATACTGATTCTTTGACAGCCACAGGCCAATTACCTAAGTTTGCGGAAGAAAGTTTTAAATGTGCTGATGATGATTTGTGGCTAATTCCCACAGCAGAAGTACCCGTAACTAACCTATACCGAGGAGAAATTCTGGCGGCGGAAAGTTTACCTATCTACCATTGTGCTTATACTCCTTGCTTTCGTAGGGAGGCGGGTAGTTATGGGCGTGATATGCGCGGGTTAATTCGCTTGCATCAATTCAATAAAGTAGAGTTGGTGAAATTTGTACATCCCAGCACATCTTTTGAGGAATTGGAAAAACTGGTAGGAAACGCGGAAGCGATTTTACAGGCTCTCAAGTTACCCTACCGCGTGATTAATTTATGTAGCGGGGATTTGGGTTTCTCTTCTACTAAAACCTATGATTTAGAAGTTTGGCTACCTTCTTCTGGGAAGTATCGGGAGATTTCCAGTTGTTCCAATTTTGTAGATTTCCAGGCGCGCCGGGCTGATATCCGGTTCAAGGAAGCGGGGAAGAAGGGAACTCAGTTTGTCCATACCCTCAACGGTTCTGGTTTGGCTGTAGGGCGCACAATGGCTGCGATTTTGGAAAATTATCAGCAATCTGATGGCACTATTTTAATACCAGAAGTTCTGCAATCTTTCTTGGGAAGAGAAGTGTTGTAGTTTAGTATTTTGTGGCTAATAGAGGCGTTTAACTTGCGCCTCTAAAAAATTTACAAATGCTGATTTACAAAATTTTCCCAAGATGAGGAATATTTTGAATCATGCTAGGAAAGACCAATTCTGTAATTTGATATAAGTAGCGAGTTGCATAAAATTCGCTCATAAACCCAATGACTTTTATCTGATTCATATAGTAGCAACTAGATGCACACCAAATGCCTGTATGGTACTCTTGAATATATCCCAGAAGTGCATTCAAATCTTCCTCAAAAATAGCTTGTTCAGGTCTTTCTGAAAGAAGTGTTTCATTTTCCCAACAAAGAGGAGGCACAGGAGCATATTTTATATTTGGGAATGCAGCTTCCATAACTTGATGTAAATATCGAACTGCGTAAAATTCACTTTTGAAGCCGCTTATTTCTAATATGTCCGCGAAATAACAACTACTTGCTAACCATGTGCAATCAAAGCACTCTCGAATATATCCCAGCAGGTGTCCCATCTCTCCTAGTAAAATAGTTTTCTCAGCACACTCTTTGATAATCAAACCTTTTTGGCGTATAGCTACTAATTCTGTTCCTCGCCATGAGTGTCCTTGCTGGTCATAGCCACAAATTCTGTCAGGGTACTCCCAAGTAGATGTAGAAACTTTATAGTTACTCAGCGAAGGACAGCTAAATGCTTGGAAGTCATAGCTCATAATGTTGAAGGTCAATCTCAAGTGAGAAGTGAAGATACTAGAATTAGTTAGCGATCGCCTCAACTATCCTCAACTATAAATTTAAGAAAGCGCAAAGGTTAATCAAACCCTAATAGCGAGTTTAGTTCAATTATGAAAGCATGAGAAATAATCGTCACAATTACCCAGGATGGCAAGTTGCTAGTTAATTCTCCTATAGACCTGCCTTTGGGTGAATATAATGCTGTCATCGTACTAGAAGAGCAACCCATTAGTAGAATTCAAACTTCTGTCCGAGAAGCTCAAGCTATTTT contains:
- a CDS encoding conjugal transfer protein TrbI, with the protein product MNHLNQWKSGAAALMAITITTGAITPMIAFAPAANAQYNIGQNRKVAIPAGVTFPVRYEKDKVVVSRGETLPLTLRIANNIIDGNRNVLIPAGTEVVGQLEPVYFDGQYSTDRNNTENIRGVRFVARELIYASGRRQFISANSQTITQTEKISKNDTSKILTDAAIGAGAAAAISLITGNRRIEIGEPLAGGAAGALASVLLRKKETEVFVIRPERDLRLALSSNLNVDLIR
- a CDS encoding S-layer homology domain-containing protein; the protein is MFRLNRWQSGTAALMALSVTAGTVAPFVVAAPSFAQTTFSDVSSNYWASPFIRELSQRGVIAGFPDGSFRPEEPVTRAQFAAMVNKAFQKAPERQPIRFVDVSTNYWAYSAIQQAYSIGFLSGYPGNSFRPNENIPRQQVLVSLANGLDYAPGGNIEGTLQYFNDSSNIANYARSPIAAATERQIVVNYPNVRFLNPTGTATRAQVAAFIYQALVSSNQASAINSPYVVALQPTTPTPISVTIPQGTVIPVKYDKAEKILVTKDETAPLSLTVAQNVVTQDGTVVVPAGSQVIGQLRPAPRGSQFVAQRLVLTNGQEYNLNATSEVITKTETVRKGTSTSAIIRNTVLGASAAAAVSAVTGDRAIATEEVLGGAAIGGLIGLFFGRNSVDLIAINPDTDLQMTINQNLLVSTR
- a CDS encoding GAF domain-containing sensor histidine kinase, with product MLMSASSDFVALCREQIALLTQGLGASLSVVYLAQELVDSPTGETKLIPVVVYPETAVILPGEEIVLAAAQKQLRVGNSPLIPQQSARLLTPAPTTETPPTEHRHLAEDFLLSGHQFVFPLIHEGVMMGLLVTGRDDRPWDEQEQNQIQSIGQTLAIACILDQRRAWLQHQLHQQQILQEQQRDLLDNLLHQFRNPLTALRTFGKLLLKRLRPGDPNREVGENIVRESDRLKELLQKFDEVIDWANVDSELLALPSNDVFVEATVQKESQPVLLLPGTGDKETDCSLAELLTPLLVSAQAIAQERNLELILAIPQNLPLVKANIKALTEVLSNIIDNALKYTPAGGKIYIELGKVKANLQGIAISDTGPGIPKEDLAHIGERHYRGVQAQTTIPGTGLGIAIAKQLIEQMQGQIEVFSPAINSAIATPNAPGTTVIVWLIVSQ
- a CDS encoding DUF3155 domain-containing protein; this translates as MARRRKRKSRRRQEGRRILEHVPQYSIESGEEKPVTAARKFIQAEGILPPALLLVKRNEHTTDRYFWAEKGLFGAQYVEENHFLFPSLRTLESPAGLEQVAVASR
- a CDS encoding cofactor assembly of complex C subunit B, with product MDTATLSSTFLLTLLLLVGLFFFIRAATKDRTQTAQLISEQDEAVFMPQLQAYFLSRAYRVIEIDQVQNRVVFEGYVQPSIFLAVFLTFLAAVGLVCLSLVLSFLFPQLSPIFLGLLILSPVSGMLYWQKAGRIEKVLLQFEPKSSTQESLSRITVTAHRDELAELQKALPWKPSY
- a CDS encoding PadR family transcriptional regulator encodes the protein MKLEDIYQFFENPPPTYLCQELAICYILDVLLQGESYGTELIQQLEAEYPTYRLSDTVLYSAIKFLEDHQAINGYWKKLEGRGRPRRMYQISPEWEVQAQRLAKLWRDYISLRTK
- a CDS encoding DUF3611 family protein codes for the protein MSQNSDAPSSSSNLRTIAQTFRLTGWISFWIQLVLGVVSGIIVLLFAVFSQRAGSPSNNPGTSFGVFLAVCGILILGGGIYLAYRYTRIGRQLLSSNPSNRPRKVETVQVLRLGLWVNLAGTLVTLLGAQAIVGTLVARSISPQAITTQFFDPTRIISGLDMLVVQANTNTVSAHFAGLVGSLWLLNRINRS
- the serS gene encoding serine--tRNA ligase; its protein translation is MLDIKQIRENPQLIQERLDSRSGKYDLEPILQLDRQQRDIEITRSQLQARSNEIGKLVGQKIKSGVSPQDQEIQGLRDEGNAIKAQLSELEPKEKELKAEIEQLILAIPNIPSDATPLGKTEDDNVEVRRWGDEYIPQNPDILPHWEMGEKLGILNVERAVKVAQSRFVNLVGAGAALERALINFMLTMQTQAGYVEVSPPLLVNTDSLTATGQLPKFAEESFKCADDDLWLIPTAEVPVTNLYRGEILAAESLPIYHCAYTPCFRREAGSYGRDMRGLIRLHQFNKVELVKFVHPSTSFEELEKLVGNAEAILQALKLPYRVINLCSGDLGFSSTKTYDLEVWLPSSGKYREISSCSNFVDFQARRADIRFKEAGKKGTQFVHTLNGSGLAVGRTMAAILENYQQSDGTILIPEVLQSFLGREVL